In Calliopsis andreniformis isolate RMS-2024a chromosome 8, iyCalAndr_principal, whole genome shotgun sequence, one DNA window encodes the following:
- the LOC143182534 gene encoding LOW QUALITY PROTEIN: uncharacterized protein LOC143182534 (The sequence of the model RefSeq protein was modified relative to this genomic sequence to represent the inferred CDS: deleted 2 bases in 1 codon; substituted 1 base at 1 genomic stop codon): protein MKRLFLILLLVCAIAATKCLSRLCXLSLVLQDAPEVHVIRLGNSGEFGEFEVVTLDIPDSRRKRQADKSCKKDSDCPAGHVCVPYLGCIKGHRKNPPKKVKPSTLFFDAPLVLQDILSLHDNSVFELLVFFGERTSEGLQGS from the exons ATGAAACGTCTGTTTCTTATTCTACTTTTGGTGTGCGCTATTGCAGCCACAAAGTGTCTATCGCGACTGTGT TAATTGTCCTTGGTCCTCCAGGACGCACCAGAGGTCCATGTGATCCGCTTAGGAAATAGTGGAGAGTTC GGCGAGTTCGAGGTCGTAACCTTGGACATCCCGGACAGCAGACGCAAGCGACAGGCGGATAAGTCCTGCAAAAAGGACAGCGATTGCCCCGCGGGACACGTCTGCGTTCCGTACCTAGGATGCA TCAAGGGACACCGAAAGAATCCTCCGAAAAAAG TAAAACCTTCTACT TTGTTCTTTGATGCCCCACTCGTATTGCAGGATATTCTGAGCTTGCACGACAACTCTGTTTTTGAATTGCTAGTCTTTTTTGGGGAGAGAACTAGTGAAGGGCTTCAGGGGAGCTAG